The Dendropsophus ebraccatus isolate aDenEbr1 chromosome 3, aDenEbr1.pat, whole genome shotgun sequence genome includes a region encoding these proteins:
- the CBARP gene encoding voltage-dependent calcium channel beta subunit-associated regulatory protein: MSNESPAWENITDSSTAAPGTSTQDGYVLLLVLLSIFIGGTLLLLIGVLILCRRCCDSRLRLSRPSDDAEKTNTSYVDESQPTHDITIRIEDAESLSASGTRDVESERFLGTSSCGRRVSFNEGALCGQEKREHERGRRYTLTEGDFHYLKNARLTLPPLPSLPPTALHILTIHESEGGDSSSSGAASDTHATSPSKSNISIYQPPRSPPAPLSRLSLSLTSALPGDAYNSVADTSFIETPTYSPSFSRQSPTNNRFDLSSHLPQGGASSDVSSTRSQGAVLHFFSRLRRHASLEGASPYLKIKKWKLGSVQRASSLDTRGSPKRHQFQRQRAASESAERDDIIQYIAHTKDTGFTSNQGSFIQQHGTPPHSLGRLDHGEDGSLADVGSTEQSQLPPQCDIWSLRASLELCASDQSSSNNDRDSVRSDAESVSSLSGLPSLPSQDLPDVKSGKGQDAEAGSRKLLQMDSGYASIEAPCRPPEESCNPNRDKTASEKRLFFTHAGRKGTVFESLEGRIYEQGASGGEEDKWFPHHASSLSPRETLSRRDYSIDEKTDALFNEFLRHDPQYDDSPLRIKHRSRAHLRKQWQRTKQYSDPGIRFPPALERHRASPLRRGDSTSYLPDTRYHSMLPRIASSTDEEGPDGCPLSPASLTPEDKIQAIEEEPCEHGPAAEEPRPPAENPDQDYGYGPQTTELLDKIGAGFEERLYPIIQRTACSPERLCTVAHISPDHSPV, encoded by the exons ATGAGCAATGAGTCACCTGCATGGGAGAATATAACTGACAGTTCCACG GCAGCACCGGGAACATCCACACAAGATGGGTACGTCTTGCTCCTGGTTCTGTTGTCCATCTTCATTGGAGGAACACTGCTCCTCCTTATTGGGGTCTTGATCCTTTGCAGGCGATGTTGTGACTCACGTCTGAGATTATCCag acccagTGATGATGCAGAGAAAACAAACACTTCCTATGTGGATGAATCCCAACCCACACATG ATATCACCATCAGGATAGAGGATGCAGAATCTCTTTCAGCTTCAGGAACCCGAGATGTGGAGTCTGAAAGATTCCTAGGCACTTCGTCCTGTGGTCGTCGGGTCTCATTTAATGAGGGAGCATTATGTGGACAAGAAAAGAGAGAGCATGAAAGAGGAAGGAG gtacactttaacagagGGAGACTTTCACTATCTGAAGAATGCCCGACTGACACTTCCCCCTCTTCCTTCTTTACCACCAACTGCTTTACACATCCTAACAATTCATGAAAGTGAGGGCGGTGACAGTAGTAGCAGTGGAGCAGCATCAGACACACATGCCACCTCTCCATCCAAATCCAATATTTCCATTTACCAG CCTCCTCGAAGTCCTCCTGCACCACTTAGTAGACTTTCACTCAGTTTAACTTCTGCGCTTCCCGGGGATGCATACAACTCTGTTGCAGATACAAGTTTTATAGAGACTCCCACCTATAGTCCATCATTCTCTAGGCAAAGTCCTACCAACAACAGA tTTGACCTCAGCAGTCATCTTCCTCAGGGTGGCGCTAGCTCAGATGTTAGTAGCACACGAAGTCAGGGTGCTGTGCTTCACTTCTTCAGCCGTCTAAGGCGTCATGCAAGCTTAGAAGGAGCAAGCCCCTATCTAAAAATCAAGAAATGGAAACTGGGCAGTGTCCAGAGAGCAAGCAGCTTAGACACCAGAG GTTCTCCAAAGCGGCATCAGTTCCAGCGACAGAGAGCAGCAAGTGAAAGTGCAGAACGTGATGACATCATACAATACATTGCCCATACTAAAGACACTGGTTTCACTTCAAACCAAGGATCTTTCATCCAACAGCATGGCACTCCACCACATTCTCTCGGCAG gctaGACCATGGCGAAGATGGGTCACTGGCTGATGTAGGAAGCACAGAACAGAGTCAGCTTCCTCCCCAGTGTGACATCTGGAGCCTACGTGCATCACTGGAGCTTTGTGCCTCTGATCAAAGTAGTAGCAACAATGATCGTGATTCTGTTCGCAGTGATGCAGAAAGTGTTAGCTCCTTAAGTGGACTCCCTAGCCTTCCTTCCCAAGATCTGCCTGATGTTAAGTCAGGAAAGGGGCAAGATGCAGAGGCTGGTTCCAGAAAACTTTTGCAAATGGACAGTGGATATGCCTCTATTGAAGCTCCTTGTCGACCACCAGAGGAGTCCTGCAACCCCAATAGGGACAAGACTGCGTCGGAAAAACGACTGTTTTTCACACATGCTGGACGGAAAGGGACAGTATTTGAGAGTCTGGAGGGTCGCATATATGAACAGGGTGCGTCTGGTGGAGAGGAAGACAAATGGTTTCCACACCATGCTTCATCTCTCAGTCCACGTGAGACACTTTCTAGACGAGATTATAGCatagatgaaaaaactgatgccttGTTTAATGAGTTTCTTCGGCATGACCCACAGTATGATGATTCCCCCCTGCGCATCAAGCATCGCTCTCGTGCTCATTTGCGTAAACAGTGGCAAAGGACAAAGCAGTACAGTGATCCAGGTATCCGTTTTCCTCCTGCCCTGGAAAGACATCGTGCTTCCCCCCTACGTCGAGGAGACAGCACTAGCTACCTTCCTGACACACGGTACCACAGTATGCTACCACGAATAGCAAGTTCTACTGATGAGGAAGGACCTGATGGCTGTCCATTAAGCCCCGCCTCACTTACGCCTGAAGACAAAATTCAGGCAATAGAGGAGGAACCATGTGAGCATGGGCCTGCTGCTGAGGAACCTAGGCCTCCTGCTGAAAACCCTGATCAAGATTATGGTTATGGCCCTCAAACAACAGAGCTTCTGGACAAGATAGGTGCAGGATTTGAGGAACGATTGTACCCAATCATACAGAGGACAGCATGTAGTCCTGAGAGACTTTGCACAGTAGCACATATCTCTCCTGATCACAGTCCTGTGTAG